A single region of the Chitinophaga niabensis genome encodes:
- the bshA gene encoding N-acetyl-alpha-D-glucosaminyl L-malate synthase BshA: protein MRIGIVCYPTYGGSGVLATELGKALADKGHMVHFITYQQPVRLNGFHANIYYHEVQVPTYPLFDFPPYESALSSTMVDVILNQKLDLLHVHYAIPHASTAYMAQQIVAKQGIHIPFITTLHGTDITLVGKDKTYAPVVTFSINESSAITAVSNNLRDETFKFFPIEKDISVIYNFVDIARFARKELPHFRQAIAPNGEKILLHVSNFRKVKRVPDVVKVFKQVRDVMPAKLLLVGDGPDRPMIECMCRELGICDDVRFVGKQEQLEDVMSISDLFILPSEYESFGLAALEAMASQVPVLSSNAGGLPEINIEGETGYSSAVGDVNTMAAHAINILKDPALLAHLRAGALKQASRFHIDNIIPQYEALYEDVLQQTLVTK from the coding sequence ATGCGCATAGGAATCGTTTGCTACCCTACTTATGGGGGTAGCGGTGTGTTGGCAACCGAATTAGGAAAAGCACTCGCAGACAAGGGGCATATGGTACATTTTATCACTTACCAGCAGCCCGTGCGATTGAATGGGTTTCATGCCAATATCTATTACCACGAAGTACAGGTTCCTACTTATCCGCTTTTTGATTTTCCACCTTATGAAAGTGCTTTAAGCAGTACGATGGTGGATGTTATCCTGAATCAGAAGCTGGACCTGTTACATGTACATTACGCTATTCCTCACGCCTCTACTGCGTATATGGCGCAGCAGATCGTAGCAAAACAAGGCATCCATATACCATTCATCACCACATTGCATGGTACAGACATTACCCTGGTAGGCAAGGATAAAACCTATGCTCCGGTAGTGACCTTCTCTATCAACGAATCCAGTGCCATCACGGCAGTATCCAATAACCTGCGGGACGAAACCTTTAAGTTCTTTCCTATCGAAAAGGATATTTCAGTGATCTACAACTTCGTGGATATTGCCCGTTTTGCCCGTAAGGAATTACCACATTTCCGCCAGGCTATTGCCCCTAACGGCGAAAAGATCTTACTTCATGTTTCCAACTTCCGTAAAGTGAAGCGGGTACCAGATGTAGTGAAGGTCTTTAAACAGGTAAGGGATGTGATGCCTGCTAAACTATTGCTGGTGGGTGATGGGCCGGACAGGCCTATGATCGAATGCATGTGCCGCGAGCTGGGGATCTGCGATGATGTTCGCTTTGTTGGTAAGCAGGAACAACTGGAAGACGTAATGTCGATCAGTGACCTGTTCATCCTTCCTTCTGAATATGAAAGCTTTGGCCTGGCTGCGCTGGAGGCGATGGCATCACAGGTGCCGGTGTTGTCTTCCAACGCGGGTGGTTTACCGGAGATCAATATTGAAGGGGAAACCGGGTATAGCAGTGCAGTAGGCGATGTAAATACCATGGCTGCGCATGCTATCAATATTTTAAAAGACCCGGCTTTACTGGCACATTTGAGGGCTGGTGCCCTTAAACAGGCTTCGCGGTTTCATATAGACAATATCATTCCGCAGTATGAGGCTTTGTATGAGGATGTGTTGCAGCAAACGCTGGTAACGAAATAG